A part of Brassica rapa cultivar Chiifu-401-42 chromosome A05, CAAS_Brap_v3.01, whole genome shotgun sequence genomic DNA contains:
- the LOC103869322 gene encoding 1,4-alpha-glucan-branching enzyme 3, chloroplastic/amyloplastic codes for MVSLSNQTSFSFYPNNLFVSDKTRLGIPGINFPRKIKVKVTCFAADQPRQQKQQKKKKSQSTNSDADSGVDPVGFLTKLGIADRIFAQFLRERHKAIKDLKDELLKRHFDLRDLASGFELLGMHRHMEHRVDFIDWGPGARYGAIIGDFNGWSPTENSAREGLFGHDDFGYWFIILEDKLREGEEPEELYFQQYNYVDDYDKGDSGVTAEEVFQRANDEYWEPGEDRFIKNRYEVPAKLYEQLFGPNSPQTLEDLGEIPDAETRYKQYKEEHKNDPPSNLPPCDIIDDGRGKPYDIYNVVTSPEWTKKFYEKSPPIPYWLETRKGRKAWLEKYIPAVPHGSKYRLYFNTPDGPLERVPAWATYVQPEDEGKQAYAIHWEPSPESAYKWKHSKPDKPKSLRIYECHVGISGSEAKISSFEDFTKKVLPHVKRAGYNAIQLIGIPEHKDYYTVGYRVTNFFAVSSRYGTPDDFKRLVDEAHGLGLLVFLDIVQSYAAADQMVGLSLFDGSNDCYFHHGKRGHHKHWGTRMFKYGDLDVFHFLISNLNWWITEYQVDGYQFHSLASMIYTHNGFAPFNSGFDDYCNQYVDRDALMYLILANEILHDLHPDIITIAEDATYYPGLCEPVSQGGLGFDYYVNLSATEMWVSLLDSVPDSEWSMSKIVSTLVANKEYADKMLSYAESHNQSISGGRSFAEILFGGIQNEIKLLDRGVSLHKMIRLLTFTIGGRAYLNFMGNEFGHPERVEFPTQSNKFSFSLANRRWDLLESGIHHQLFSFDKDLMDLDKSKGILSRGLPSIHHVNDANMVISFSRGPFLFIFNFHPSNSYEKYGVGVEEAGEYTMILNSDEAKYGGQGLLKEDQYLQRSISKRIDGQRNCLEVFLPSRTAQVYKLTRILRI; via the exons ATGGTTTCCCTCTCTAACCAAACCTCGTTTTCTTTCTACCCAAACAACCTTTTCGTTTCCGACAAGACCCGCCTGGGCATCCCCGGAATCAACTTCCCCAGAAAAATCAAGGTGAAAGTCACATGCTTCGCCGCCGACCAACCGCGCCAGCAAAAgcaacagaagaagaagaagagtcagAGCACTAATAGCGATGCCGATTCCGGAGTCGACCCAGTTGGGTTTCTCACCAAACTCGGAATCGCCGACAGAATCTTCGCTCAGTTTCTCCGTGAAAG GCATAAAGCTATAAAAGACCTTAAAGATGAGCTTCTCAAACGTCACTTCGATCTCAGAGATCTTGCTTCAGG GTTTGAGTTACTAGGGATGCATAGACACATGGAACACCGTGTTGATTTCATAGACTGGGGTCCAGGTGCTCGTTACGGTGCTATAATCGGAGACTTCAACGGATGGTCTCCAACAGAAAACTCTGCTAGAGAAGGATTATTTGGCCATGATGACTTTGGCTATTGGTTCATTATTCTTGAAGATAAGTTAAGAGAAGGCGAAGAACCAGAAGAACTATACTTCCAGCAGTACAACTACGTGGATGACTATGATAAAGGAGACAGCGGTGTAACAGCGGAAGAGGTTTTCCAGAGAGCCAATGATGAGTATTGGGAGCCTGGCGAGGACCGGTTTATCAAGAACCGGTACGAAGTTCCTGCAAAACTATACGAGCAGCTGTTTGGTCCCAACAGTCCACAGACGTTAGAAGATCTAGGTGAGATACCAGACGCAGAGACGAGGTATAAGCAGTACAAGGAGGAGCATAAGAATGATCCACCGAGTAATCTACCTCCATGCGACATCATTGATGACGGTCGAGGGAAACCATATGATATCTATAACGTCGTGACATCTCCGGAATGGACAAAGAAGTTTTATGAGAAGTCACCTCCGATTCCGTATTGGTTAGAGACGCGTAAAGGAAGGAAGGCGTGGTTGGAAAAGTACATTCCTGCTGTTCCACATGGAAGCAAGTATAGATTGTATTTCAACACTCCTGATGGACCGCTTGAACGGGTGCCTGCTTGGGCTACATATGTGCAACCAG AGGACGAGGGGAAGCAAGCTTATGCAATTCACTGGGAACCTTCTCCTGAGTCTGCATACAAGTGGAAACACTCCAAGCCAGACAAACCAAAGTCCTTGCGCATATACGAATGTCATGTTGGAATCAGTGGGTCTGAGGCAAAGATTTCATCTTTCGAAGACTTTACCAAGAAG GTCCTTCCTCATGTGAAAAGAGCAGGATACAATGCAATCCAGTTGATTGGTATCCCTGAGCACAAGGATTATTACACTGTCGGTTATAGG GTTACTAATTTCTTTGCTGTCAGTAGCCGATATGGAACGCCAGATGACTTCAAACGCTTAGTTGATGAAGCACATG GCCTAGGACTCCTTGTCTTCTTAGACATTGTGCAGTCTTATGCAGCAGCTGATCAAATGGTTGGGCTTTCGCTTTTTGATGGTTCAAACGATTGCTATTTTCATCATG GTAAAAGGGGGCATCACAAACACTGGGGCACACGGATGTTCAAATACGGCGACTTGGATGTTTTTCATTTTCTCATTTCGAATCTAAACTG GTGGATTACAGAGTATCAAGTTGATGGTTACCAATTTCACTCGCTTGCCTCGATGATCTACACGCACAATGGTTTTGCTCCTTTTAATAGCGGGTTTGATGA CTATTGCAATCAGTATGTTGACCGAGATGCTCTGATGTACCTCATTTTAGCCAATGAAATCCTGCACGATCTACATCCAGATATAATAACAATTGCTGAGGAT GCAACATATTATCCTGGGTTGTGTGAGCCAGTTTCACAAGGTGGACTAGGATTTGATTATTATGTGAACCTTTCTGCGACAGAAATGTGGGTTTCTCTCCTTGACAGCGTACCGGATAGTGAATGGAGCATGAGCAAG ATTGTCAGTACATTGGTGGCTAACAAAGAGTATGCAGACAAGATGCTCAGCTATGCAGAAAGTCACAACCAA TCCATATCAGGAGGGCGTTCATTTGCGGAAATCTTGTTTGGTGGAATCCAAAATGAGATTAAGTTGCTAGACAGGGGCGTTTCATTACATAAG ATGATTAGACTTCTTACGTTTACAATTGGTGGCCGTGCTTACCTCAACTTCATGGGAAATGAATTTGGACATCCTGAG AGGGTTGAGTTTCCTACACAGAGCAATAAATTCTCGTTTTCGCTGGCTAACCGCCGCTGGGACCTGCTGGAAAGTGGAATCCATCATCAGTTGTTTTCCTTTGACAAG gACCTAATGGACTTGGATAAAAGCAAGGGCATCCTTTCAAGAGGTCTTCCCAGCATCCACCATGTGAATGATGCAAATATG GTAATTTCATTCTCGAGGGGTCCTTTCTTGTTTATCTTTAACTTCCACCCATCGAATTCATATGAAAAGTATGGTGTCGGCGTAGAGGAAGCTGGTGAATATACC ATGATACTGAACTCTGATGAAGCGAAATATGGGGGTCAGGGACTTCTAAAGGAGGACCAGTATCTTCAACGGTCGATTAGCAAGAG GATTGATGGTCAAAGAAATTGCTTAGAGGTGTTTTTGCCTAGCAGGACTGCACAA GTTTACAAGTTGACCCGGATTCTCCGAATATGA
- the LOC103869321 gene encoding uncharacterized protein LOC103869321: MFIEMFQLLFTIVAVEAALILTLGFGTPVRRVVVKLLDLLKQGRGPLVTKTVAATMLVLFGSVLFSTIQINTRVSESGGVANPTDQVMFANRLLESFLMGTVLFLALVMDRMHYYTRELQITRRNLEVAVKKTKTAA; the protein is encoded by the exons ATGTTCATAGAGATGTTTCAGCTATTGTTCACGATCGTGGCGGTTGAAGCCGCCCTGATCTTAACACTCGGGTTTGGGACTCCAGTAAGAAGAGTGGTGGTGAAATTGCTTGACCTGCTGAAGCAAGGCCGAGGACCACTGGTTACAAAGACGGTTGCAGCCACTATGCTTGTGTTGTTTGGATCGGTTCTGTTCAGCACGATTCAGATCAACACAAGAGTCTCCGAGTCTGGTGGTGTAGCTAACCCGACTGATCAAGTCATGTTTGCGAATCGCCTCCTCGAATCTTTCCTCATgg GGACTGTGTTGTTCTTGGCATTGGTGATGGACAGAATGCATTACTACACAAGAGAGCTTCAAATCACAAGAAGAAACTTGGAGGTTGCAGTAAAGAAGACCAAAACAGCTGCTTAA
- the LOC103869324 gene encoding ribonuclease 3-like protein 2 — MDRFFSPDFNSPTITPSNLSNSFPSVNSQAITRPPISPEKMESLQAVEKIVNYSFANKSLLEEALTHTSCVDFPSYERLEFVGDSAVGLALTNYLYLTYPNAEPHELSQLRAANVSTEKFARVALKHGLYRFLRRNAPSLDEKVTEFSEAVCKEDDSVYYGGLVKAPKVLADLLESVAGAVYIDVNFDLQRFWVIFRGLLEPIFTLDDLQQQPQPISMLFQLCHKHNKRLAIRYLKEGKRIIAGVYLDDQLFASGSAENKDTAKLLAAKEALGKFSECTPIAMVIDEGSVEVEVEDAKRKLYEICSKKKWPKPIYSVEEERGSANEKRFVCSARIKIPSEESPLYMKGDEESKKKKAENSSAYHMIIALRKSNYL, encoded by the exons atggATCGCTTCTTCTCGCCGGACTTCAACTCTCCGACGATCACTCCCTCTAACCTATCCAATTCCTTTCCTTCAGTCAATTCTCAGGCGATCACCCGCCCTCCTATATCGCCGGAGAAGATGGAATCTCTGCAAGCCGTGGAGAAGATCGTCAACTACAGTTTCGCCAACAAGAGCCTTCTCGAGGAAGCGCTTACGCACACATCTTGCGTCGACTTTCCTTCGTACGAAAGGCTTGAGTTCGTAGGAGACAGCGCCGTAGGTCTTGCCCTGACGAACTACTTGTACCTCACTTACCCTAACGCCGAACCGCACGAGCTGTCTCAGTTGAGAGCTGCTAATGTTAGCACCGAGAAATTCGCCCGTGTCGCACTCAAACACGGTCTCTACCGCTTTCTTCGTCGCAATGCTCCTTCTTTAGATGAAAAG GTTACAGAGTTCTCAGAGGCGGTGTGCAAAGAAGATGACTCAGTTTATTATGGTGGATTAGTGAAAGCTCCCAAAGTTCTCGCTGACCTCCTAGAGTCTGTAGCCGGAGCTGTTTACATAGATGTCAACTTTGATCTCCAAAGATTCTGGGTG ATCTTCAGGGGTCTTTTGGAACCTATATTTACACTGGATGATCTCCAGCAGCAACCTCAGCCTATTAGTATGCTTTTCCAGTTATGTCATAAACACAACAAGAGACTCGCCATCAGGTATCTGAAAGAGGGCAAAAGAATTATCGCTGGTGTATATCTCGATGACCAGTTGTTTGCTTCTGGGAGTGCTGAGAACAAAGATACCGCCAAGCTGTTAGCTGCTAAGGAAGCACTAGGGAAGTTTTCAGAATGTACGCCTATTGCAATGGTTATTGATGAGGGCAGTGTAGAGGTTGAAGTTGAAGATGCCAAGAGGAAGTTGTATGAGATTTGCTCCAAGAAAAAGTGGCCTAAACCAATTTACAG TGTTGAGGAAGAAAGAGGGTCGGCAAATGAGAAGAGATTTGTGTGTTCAGCTAGAATAAAGATCCCTAGTGAAGAGAGTCCGTTATATATGAAGGGGGATGAGgaatccaagaaaaaaaaagctgaaAACTCCTCAGCTTACCACATGATAATAGCTCTAAGGAAATCTAATTATCTCTAG
- the LOC103869323 gene encoding uncharacterized protein LOC103869323, giving the protein MEGEESVLDAIYEDEDGFETMEDVDMVDVEEGEIVVVHGGMDGDKDKDGILGKEDGQNQPNKNKRKKNKKKKRRNGPVMGKPMDLDRFVRDTCRRLKEKKSYMVYTAVGCLGIPALSDLVNEVEAIETCGGQVTADGSRKRSGGGVLWNIIKARQPASYREIMKKTREFEKQFRYPNTRPKLGPKRDEGSSSEGLASANASSDEALVSEQTETEQQKERKSVHERIRVPVSYDDLFGEVPVDASEAQGEDSSV; this is encoded by the exons ATGGAAGGAGAAGAGAGTGTGTTGGATGCTATATATGAAGATGAAGACGGGTTTGAAACCATGGAAGATGTTGACATGGTTGATGTGGAAGAAGGGGAGATTGTTGTGGTGCATGGTGGCATGGATGGAGACAAGGATAAAGATGGGATCTTGGGTAAGGAGGATGGGCAGAATCAGCCAAACAAgaacaagaggaagaagaataagaagaagaagagaagaaacggTCCTGTGATGGGGAAGCCCATGGATTTAGACAG GTTTGTGAGGGATACTTGTAGACGCCTCAAGGAGAAGAAGTCTTACATGGTATACACTGCTGTTGGCTGTCTTGGAATTCCTGCCTTGAGTGATCTTGTCAATGAG GTGGAAGCAATCGAGACATGTGGGGGTCAGGTGACTGCTGATGGCAGTaggaaacgatcaggaggtggTGTGCTGTGGAACATCATCAAAGCGAGACAACCCGCATCTTACAGAGAGATTATGAAAAAGACCAGGGAGTTTGAG AAGCAATTTAGGTACCCAAACACAAGACCGAAGTTAGGGCCAAAAAGAGATGAGGGTAGCTCCTCTGAAGGACTTGCCTCAGCAAATGCATCTTCTGATGAAGCTCTGGTCAGTGAGCAGACTGAAACCGAACAGCAAAAGGAAAGGAAATCTGTTCATGAGAGAATCAGAGTACCTGTTTCATATGATGACCTTTTCGGAGAAGTACCTGTGGATGCTTCAGAAGCACAAGGAGAAGACTCTTCTGTTTAA